The Flavobacterium marginilacus genome window below encodes:
- the rnr gene encoding ribonuclease R, whose protein sequence is MGKRLRKPIKKDKDFSDKIIKILSQSANKAFNYKQIASKLELDDTQSRNQIIKDLKILASSKKIIETEPGKYLIKATSREYYEGTIDMTGRKSAYFICPEFEEDVFIPSNNLNHALDKDTVKVYVYNKRSGRRAEGEVIEVIERYKTDFVGVIDIQKNFSFVSTANPKMYTDIFIPKDKIGEAEQGDVVLVHIEDWPARADSPFGKVVKVLGKPGEHDTEIHAILAEYGLPAEFPIEVETYAQKIDTSISESEIAKRRDMRDTLTFTIDPKDAKDFDDALSFKKLENGNYEIGVHIADVSHYLEEGTILDDEAYQRATSVYLVDRVVPMLPEVLSNFACSLRPQEEKYTFSAIFEITEKCQVVNQWFGRTVIFSDQRFAYEEAQYIIENKDNTIPVEISITGNSYVVSDEIVEATLKMDQLAKIFRRKRMNEGAISFDKVEVKFNLDQEGEPEGVYFKVSKDANHLIEEFMLLANRKVAEFIGKQKKTFIYRIHDEPNEDKLIAMQNVIAKFGYKIDFRNKGDISKSLNQLMVDVNGKKEQNLIDTLAIRSMSKAKYSTDNIGHYGLAFDYYSHFTSPIRRYPDVMVHRLLQFYLDGGKSVDEEEYETKCLHSSTMEGLATNAERDSIKYMQVKYMQNHQDQEFLGVISGVTEWGIYVEIIENKCEGMVRTRDIKEDYYTFDEKQYALVGANSNRLLQLGDEIYVKVKNADLVKKQLDFNFIKRNE, encoded by the coding sequence ATGGGTAAAAGATTAAGAAAGCCGATTAAGAAAGATAAAGATTTCTCGGATAAAATTATAAAAATATTATCGCAAAGTGCCAATAAAGCCTTTAACTACAAACAAATAGCTTCGAAATTAGAATTGGATGATACGCAAAGCCGTAATCAGATTATAAAAGATCTGAAGATTTTGGCTTCTTCCAAAAAAATTATAGAAACCGAACCTGGAAAATATTTAATAAAAGCCACCAGCAGAGAATATTACGAAGGAACAATTGATATGACAGGCCGAAAAAGTGCCTATTTCATTTGTCCTGAATTTGAAGAAGATGTTTTTATTCCATCCAATAATCTGAATCACGCCTTGGATAAAGATACCGTAAAAGTGTATGTTTATAACAAAAGAAGCGGCAGAAGGGCTGAAGGTGAGGTTATTGAAGTTATCGAAAGATACAAAACTGATTTCGTTGGAGTGATTGATATTCAGAAGAATTTCTCTTTTGTTTCGACTGCGAATCCAAAAATGTATACGGATATTTTTATTCCAAAAGATAAAATAGGGGAGGCTGAACAAGGAGATGTTGTTTTGGTTCATATAGAAGATTGGCCGGCGAGAGCCGACAGTCCGTTTGGAAAAGTGGTAAAAGTACTTGGAAAACCAGGAGAACACGATACTGAAATTCATGCTATTCTTGCTGAATATGGTCTGCCTGCAGAGTTTCCTATTGAAGTGGAAACGTATGCGCAAAAAATTGATACTTCGATTTCAGAAAGTGAAATTGCAAAACGTCGTGATATGCGCGATACGCTGACTTTTACGATTGACCCGAAAGATGCAAAAGATTTTGATGATGCTTTGTCTTTCAAAAAATTAGAAAATGGGAATTACGAAATTGGTGTACACATTGCCGATGTTTCTCATTATCTGGAAGAAGGAACTATCCTTGATGATGAAGCATATCAGCGTGCTACGTCGGTTTATTTGGTGGATAGGGTAGTGCCAATGTTGCCTGAAGTGCTTTCTAATTTTGCCTGTTCATTGCGTCCTCAGGAAGAGAAATATACGTTCTCGGCGATATTTGAAATTACTGAAAAATGTCAGGTTGTCAATCAATGGTTTGGAAGAACGGTTATTTTTTCAGACCAGCGTTTTGCTTACGAAGAAGCGCAATATATTATTGAAAATAAAGACAATACAATTCCTGTTGAAATTTCGATTACCGGAAATTCTTATGTTGTTTCGGATGAAATCGTCGAAGCAACTTTGAAAATGGATCAATTAGCGAAGATTTTTAGAAGAAAAAGAATGAATGAAGGTGCTATTTCTTTTGATAAAGTAGAAGTAAAATTCAACTTAGATCAAGAAGGAGAACCGGAAGGAGTTTACTTCAAAGTCTCAAAAGATGCCAATCATCTGATTGAAGAATTTATGTTATTAGCCAATAGAAAAGTGGCAGAATTCATTGGAAAACAAAAGAAAACGTTCATTTACAGAATTCATGATGAACCCAATGAAGACAAATTAATTGCAATGCAGAATGTGATTGCTAAGTTTGGTTATAAAATTGATTTCAGAAATAAAGGCGATATTTCAAAATCGTTGAATCAGCTTATGGTTGATGTTAATGGCAAAAAAGAGCAGAATTTAATTGATACTCTGGCTATTCGATCGATGAGCAAAGCCAAATATTCTACGGATAATATTGGCCATTACGGATTAGCATTTGATTATTATTCACATTTCACTTCGCCAATTCGTCGTTATCCCGATGTTATGGTTCATCGTTTACTGCAGTTTTATTTGGATGGTGGTAAATCGGTAGATGAAGAAGAGTATGAAACCAAATGTCTGCATTCATCAACAATGGAAGGTTTGGCTACTAATGCCGAAAGAGATTCTATAAAATACATGCAGGTTAAATACATGCAGAATCATCAGGATCAGGAGTTTTTGGGTGTTATTTCGGGTGTTACTGAATGGGGAATTTATGTTGAAATCATCGAAAATAAATGTGAAGGAATGGTGAGAACCCGAGATATAAAAGAAGATTACTATACTTTTGATGAAAAACAGTATGCTTTGGTAGGTGCTAATTCCAATAGATTACTGCAATTGGGTGATGAGATTTACGTTAAAGTCAAAAACGCGGATTTGGTTAAAAAACAATTGGATTTCAATTTTATTAAAAGAAACGAATAA
- a CDS encoding type II toxin-antitoxin system death-on-curing family toxin, whose product MSYLYFDTNHAIKQQDFIIENSGGRKGIINIGLVDSVLQHIQNDLYYPEFENKVCHLFYSINKNHAFEDGNKRTSIVLSAYFLEVNGFDFKVSHFIKEMENIAVHVADNKIDKDLLQEIITSILYDNSYDEVLQLKIVNAISLFEDFNDNETEF is encoded by the coding sequence ATGAGCTATCTTTATTTTGACACAAATCATGCCATAAAACAACAAGATTTTATTATTGAAAATAGTGGAGGCAGAAAAGGAATTATTAACATTGGTTTGGTTGATAGTGTTTTACAACATATTCAAAACGATTTGTATTATCCAGAATTTGAAAATAAAGTATGTCATTTATTTTATTCAATAAATAAAAATCATGCTTTCGAAGATGGAAATAAACGTACATCTATTGTGTTATCAGCTTATTTTCTTGAAGTAAATGGTTTTGATTTTAAAGTAAGTCATTTTATTAAAGAAATGGAAAACATTGCCGTTCATGTAGCAGATAATAAAATTGATAAAGATTTACTTCAAGAAATAATAACATCAATTTTATATGATAACAGTTATGATGAAGTACTTCAATTAAAGATTGTCAATGCTATTTCTTTGTTTGAAGATTTTAATGATAATGAAACAGAATTTTAA
- a CDS encoding DNA-binding protein, with amino-acid sequence MKDLTNSQIDRNNILNNNVAIKEMYNQLGFTGIYFENKYRFTLNQVAKFYEVDTRTIERILQDNNQELHNSGYEIFRGVKLKDFKDFINQLTDINVGQLMEDNDNELVGKRATSLSVFTFKALLNIGMLLQTSDKAKEVRTFVLNVVIDVLNKKLGGSTKFINQREEEFVPAAMREINYRKEFTNAIDFCIVSNKFKYGQLTDKIYKSIFKENAKEYRKVLDLKKKESVRATMYSEVLDLISSYENGFADFLREQFEQSKEQFTLSEAHEVYANFEKLTNKIYEPLREKARSLMASRDMAFRDALHEKLKDYVNTVSTEDFDKFLGERSQALEDRLKDNIDVFKRLKDR; translated from the coding sequence ATGAAAGATTTAACTAATTCACAGATTGACAGAAATAATATATTAAATAACAATGTAGCTATTAAAGAAATGTATAACCAATTAGGTTTTACGGGGATATATTTTGAAAATAAATATAGGTTTACACTGAATCAGGTTGCTAAATTTTATGAAGTCGATACAAGAACTATAGAACGTATTTTGCAGGATAATAATCAGGAGTTGCATAATTCAGGTTATGAAATTTTTAGAGGTGTTAAACTTAAAGATTTTAAAGACTTTATAAATCAACTGACCGACATCAATGTCGGTCAGTTGATGGAAGATAATGACAATGAATTGGTAGGAAAAAGAGCAACGAGTTTGTCTGTTTTTACTTTTAAAGCGTTATTAAACATTGGAATGTTATTACAAACTTCTGATAAAGCTAAAGAGGTAAGAACTTTTGTTTTAAATGTAGTAATTGATGTTTTAAATAAAAAATTAGGAGGTTCTACTAAATTTATTAATCAGCGGGAAGAGGAATTTGTTCCAGCAGCAATGAGAGAAATAAATTACAGAAAAGAATTTACAAATGCAATTGATTTTTGTATTGTTTCTAATAAATTCAAATACGGACAATTAACTGATAAGATTTACAAAAGTATTTTCAAAGAAAACGCTAAAGAATATCGAAAAGTCCTTGATTTAAAAAAGAAAGAGAGTGTAAGAGCAACTATGTATTCGGAAGTTTTGGATTTAATATCAAGCTATGAAAATGGATTTGCAGATTTTTTAAGAGAACAATTTGAACAAAGCAAAGAACAATTTACGTTATCAGAAGCACACGAAGTTTATGCTAATTTTGAAAAATTAACAAATAAAATATATGAGCCTTTAAGAGAAAAAGCAAGAAGTTTGATGGCGAGCAGGGATATGGCTTTTAGGGATGCTTTACACGAAAAGTTAAAAGATTATGTAAATACAGTAAGCACAGAGGATTTTGATAAATTTTTAGGAGAAAGAAGTCAAGCTTTAGAGGATAGATTAAAAGATAATATAGATGTATTTAAAAGATTAAAAGATCGTTAA
- a CDS encoding cation diffusion facilitator family transporter — protein MEHHHDHSHSHHHHVEGKNLLFSIVLNIVITVAQVIGGILSGSLALLSDALHNFSDVLSLVFSYVAHKLSRKKASNDQTFGYKRAELIAAFINAMTLIIVALFLVYGAVERFFNPQHIESGLVIWMSIIGIVANGLSVIMLKNDADKNLNMKSAYLHLFTDMMASIAVLIGGLLMKYFQWFWIDSLLTLIIAIYLIIVGFDLLKKSTQMLMLFTPSHLDIDSIINEVHKISGVHKLHHIHLWYLNEEELHLEAHLDCSEDIKMSEFNELLDKVEHVLFEKFHINHINIQPEYKKEEDSKDFIVQD, from the coding sequence TTGGAACATCATCACGATCATAGCCACAGCCATCACCATCATGTAGAAGGTAAAAATCTGCTGTTTTCGATTGTATTGAATATTGTGATTACGGTAGCACAAGTTATTGGCGGAATTCTTTCAGGAAGTCTGGCTTTGCTGTCAGATGCCCTGCATAATTTTTCCGATGTACTTTCTTTAGTATTTAGTTATGTAGCCCATAAATTATCCCGAAAAAAAGCTTCCAACGACCAAACTTTTGGTTACAAGCGAGCCGAATTGATAGCCGCTTTTATTAATGCAATGACTTTGATAATAGTGGCTTTGTTTTTGGTTTATGGAGCAGTAGAAAGGTTTTTCAATCCACAGCATATAGAATCAGGATTGGTGATTTGGATGTCAATTATAGGTATTGTTGCCAATGGTTTGTCAGTAATAATGCTAAAAAATGATGCCGACAAAAATCTGAATATGAAATCGGCTTATCTGCATTTGTTTACTGATATGATGGCTTCCATTGCTGTGTTAATAGGTGGTCTGCTGATGAAATATTTCCAATGGTTTTGGATTGACAGTTTATTAACTTTGATAATTGCCATTTACCTGATAATCGTCGGTTTTGATCTGCTAAAAAAGTCAACACAAATGCTGATGCTTTTTACGCCAAGTCATCTTGATATTGATAGTATTATCAACGAAGTTCATAAAATTTCGGGAGTGCATAAACTGCACCATATTCATCTTTGGTATCTCAACGAAGAGGAATTACATCTCGAAGCACATCTCGACTGTTCCGAAGATATAAAAATGTCTGAGTTCAATGAACTTTTGGACAAAGTTGAACACGTTCTGTTCGAAAAATTTCATATTAATCACATTAATATTCAGCCGGAATATAAAAAGGAGGAAGATTCCAAGGATTTCATCGTTCAGGATTAG
- a CDS encoding LysE family translocator, giving the protein MINDILTGIPWGVLLSFMIGPVFFILIETSIIKGFRAALVFDLGVVLGDVFFITIAYLGSYRLIQSLNDNSSLFIFGGFIMMAYGFISFLGIKKEKRVNTKTIDNEIIKKNYVGLFLKGFFLNIINIGVLGFWLAVIISVGPKLEMETSRMLTFFISVILTYLGIDCIKISLAKQLKHKMTPTNIYKIKRGISIVLMIFGFALIIQGCFPEEKQMVKKAFEKIEK; this is encoded by the coding sequence ATGATAAACGATATTTTGACAGGTATTCCGTGGGGAGTATTATTAAGTTTTATGATTGGCCCCGTTTTTTTTATTCTGATTGAAACCAGTATAATTAAAGGATTCAGAGCCGCTTTAGTTTTTGATTTAGGTGTTGTTTTAGGAGATGTTTTTTTTATAACAATTGCTTATTTAGGAAGTTACAGACTGATCCAAAGTCTAAATGATAACTCTTCGCTGTTTATTTTTGGAGGTTTTATTATGATGGCTTATGGTTTTATTTCGTTTTTAGGAATAAAAAAAGAAAAAAGAGTTAACACAAAAACCATCGATAACGAGATTATTAAAAAAAATTATGTTGGACTTTTTCTGAAAGGTTTTTTTCTAAATATTATCAATATTGGCGTTCTTGGTTTTTGGCTGGCTGTAATTATTTCTGTAGGACCAAAATTAGAAATGGAAACCTCAAGAATGCTTACCTTTTTTATCTCCGTGATCCTTACGTATCTTGGAATAGATTGTATTAAAATATCGTTGGCAAAACAATTAAAACACAAAATGACACCAACGAATATCTATAAAATCAAAAGAGGAATTAGTATTGTACTAATGATTTTTGGTTTCGCATTAATCATTCAAGGCTGTTTTCCTGAGGAAAAGCAAATGGTTAAAAAAGCTTTTGAGAAGATAGAAAAGTAG
- a CDS encoding DUF2007 domain-containing protein, with product MKGFKTIAVFNYQHEIVVLKHILDQEEIHYFFENENIVSIDPLASFAFGGIQLKVHPNDFEQVQEILDNLNPKLSIV from the coding sequence ATGAAAGGCTTTAAAACAATTGCTGTTTTCAATTATCAGCATGAAATTGTGGTACTTAAACACATTTTGGATCAGGAGGAAATTCATTATTTTTTTGAAAACGAAAACATTGTCTCCATTGATCCGCTGGCAAGCTTTGCCTTCGGAGGCATACAGCTCAAGGTACATCCAAACGATTTTGAACAAGTTCAGGAAATTCTCGACAATTTGAATCCAAAACTTTCCATCGTTTAG
- a CDS encoding Tex family protein, with amino-acid sequence MTNIQFIAKSVNTAPINIQNTVQLLQEDCTIPFISRYRKDKTGNLDEVVIEQIAKLQKDYETIVKRKEAILKSIEEQNALTPELEKKIQQSFDLQELEDFYLPYKKKKRTKADVARENGLEPLAKIIMNQGKDDVDFLATQYLNENVINEEVALQGARDIIAEWINENIYVRKQLRRLFERKSTITTKVVKAKKEEEGAQKFNQYFDWSEPLTKAPSHRLLAILRAENEGFIKLKVDVELDDAYDIIDELIIKGENSTTPHIQLAIEDSYKRLLNPAISNETLQEAKAKADANSIQVFANNLGQLLLAPPLGEKRILAIDPGFRSGCKVVCLDEKGDLLYNETIYPHAPQNETAMAMKKIKSMVNAYNIDAISIGNGTASRETEFFIKKIAFDKPVQVFIVSEAGASVYSASKIAREEFPNYDVTVRGSVSIGRRLSDPLAELVKIDPKAIGVGQYQHDVDQTKLKEELDNTVIRCVNSVGININTASKHLLGYVSGIGEKLAENIVQYRSENGPFTDRKQLKKVPRLGDKAYQQGVAFIRISNAKNPLDNSAVHPEAYGIVEKMAKDLKLSVNDLIANKEKTALIKAENYITPEIGLLTLKDIIKELEKPGLDPRKSAKVFEFDPNVKSIKDLKTGMILPGIVNNITNFGCFVDLGIKESGLVHISQLKAGFVSDVNEVVKLHQHVTVKVVEVDEDRKRIQLTMVL; translated from the coding sequence ATGACCAACATACAATTCATCGCCAAGTCTGTTAACACAGCACCCATAAACATTCAAAACACCGTTCAATTATTACAGGAAGATTGCACGATTCCGTTTATTTCCCGTTACCGAAAAGATAAAACAGGGAATCTGGACGAAGTAGTGATAGAGCAAATTGCAAAATTGCAGAAAGATTACGAAACGATTGTAAAACGTAAAGAAGCAATTTTAAAAAGCATCGAAGAGCAAAATGCCTTGACGCCCGAATTGGAGAAAAAAATCCAGCAAAGTTTCGATTTACAGGAATTGGAGGATTTTTATCTGCCTTATAAAAAGAAAAAACGCACCAAGGCCGATGTTGCCAGAGAGAATGGATTAGAACCTTTGGCGAAGATTATTATGAATCAAGGGAAGGATGATGTTGATTTCTTGGCGACACAATATTTGAATGAAAATGTAATCAATGAAGAAGTGGCTTTACAAGGCGCTCGAGACATTATAGCAGAATGGATTAATGAAAATATTTACGTTAGAAAACAGCTGAGACGATTGTTTGAACGTAAATCAACCATCACCACAAAGGTGGTTAAGGCCAAAAAAGAGGAGGAAGGCGCACAGAAATTCAATCAGTATTTTGATTGGTCAGAACCGTTGACAAAAGCACCGTCCCATCGTTTATTGGCTATTTTGAGAGCCGAAAACGAAGGTTTTATCAAGCTCAAAGTAGATGTGGAGCTTGATGATGCTTACGATATTATTGATGAATTAATTATTAAAGGCGAAAACAGTACGACGCCCCATATTCAGTTGGCGATTGAAGACAGTTACAAACGATTGTTGAATCCGGCGATTTCGAATGAAACATTGCAGGAAGCCAAAGCCAAGGCTGATGCCAATTCGATTCAGGTATTTGCCAATAATTTAGGGCAGTTGCTATTGGCACCGCCGTTGGGCGAGAAACGAATTTTGGCGATTGACCCAGGATTCCGTTCGGGCTGTAAAGTAGTTTGTTTGGACGAGAAAGGTGATTTGTTGTACAACGAAACCATTTATCCGCACGCACCGCAGAACGAAACGGCTATGGCGATGAAAAAGATAAAATCGATGGTCAATGCTTATAATATTGACGCCATTTCCATCGGAAACGGAACCGCTTCAAGAGAAACAGAATTCTTTATCAAAAAAATTGCTTTCGACAAGCCAGTACAAGTTTTTATTGTTTCGGAGGCAGGTGCTTCGGTGTATTCGGCTTCGAAAATAGCGAGAGAAGAATTTCCTAATTATGATGTGACGGTTCGTGGCTCAGTTTCGATTGGACGAAGACTTTCAGATCCATTGGCCGAATTGGTTAAAATCGACCCAAAAGCCATTGGAGTAGGGCAGTATCAGCACGATGTGGATCAAACCAAACTTAAGGAAGAACTTGATAATACGGTGATTCGCTGCGTTAACTCGGTAGGGATCAATATCAACACAGCGAGTAAACATTTGTTGGGTTATGTGAGTGGAATAGGAGAGAAGCTGGCAGAAAATATAGTACAATATCGTTCCGAAAATGGTCCTTTTACAGATAGAAAACAATTGAAAAAAGTACCTCGTTTGGGTGATAAAGCGTACCAGCAAGGAGTCGCTTTTATCCGAATTTCGAATGCAAAAAATCCGTTAGATAATTCAGCAGTGCATCCGGAAGCCTATGGAATTGTGGAGAAAATGGCCAAAGATTTAAAACTTTCGGTAAATGATTTGATTGCCAATAAAGAAAAAACAGCTTTGATTAAAGCCGAAAATTATATCACACCCGAGATTGGTTTATTAACCTTAAAAGACATCATCAAAGAGTTGGAGAAACCGGGACTAGACCCAAGAAAATCAGCCAAAGTTTTTGAATTCGACCCCAATGTAAAATCAATAAAAGACCTGAAAACCGGAATGATTCTGCCGGGAATTGTCAACAATATTACCAATTTCGGATGCTTTGTAGATTTAGGAATCAAAGAAAGCGGATTGGTTCATATTTCACAACTAAAAGCTGGTTTTGTGAGCGATGTAAACGAAGTAGTGAAATTACACCAACACGTTACCGTAAAAGTTGTCGAGGTTGATGAAGACAGGAAACGTATACAGTTGACGATGGTTTTGTAA
- a CDS encoding DUF1294 domain-containing protein: MLKYYLSLPIRTPMLFLFYTFLILNIIVFLLMAYDKNRAQNHQRRISEKTLLTFVLLGGTIGSGLGMLFFRHKTSKISYLWKYFGIVFIQILIAWFYLTRE, encoded by the coding sequence ATGCTAAAATACTATCTTTCACTTCCAATTCGAACTCCAATGCTATTTTTATTCTACACTTTCTTAATTTTAAACATAATCGTTTTTTTATTAATGGCCTACGACAAAAATCGAGCTCAAAACCACCAAAGAAGAATTTCCGAAAAAACACTTTTAACTTTTGTTTTACTTGGAGGAACAATTGGTTCAGGATTAGGAATGCTGTTTTTTAGACATAAAACTTCGAAAATATCCTATTTGTGGAAATATTTTGGAATCGTTTTTATTCAAATTTTGATTGCTTGGTTTTATTTAACTAGAGAATAA
- a CDS encoding ATP-binding protein encodes MPNHYKRAILTEFTRKLLPNKVLILLGARRVGKTALIKNYLKTIPADSYLQLNGEDIKDANLLKERSVSNYKRLLANVPLLVIDEAQHIPDIGMILKLIVDSIDGIKVIATGSSVFDLSNNLGEPLVGRKNTIYLFPLAQIEFSEKENYKKTIENLEQRLLFGSYPELEQYEDWASKEEYINEIINSYLLKDILIFDGIKYSNKIYDLLRLIAFQIGKEVSLLELAKQLQMSKNTVANYLDLLSKVFVLFKVEGFSRNLRKEIVKSSRWYFYDNGIRNGIINNFKTIENRNDIGELWENYLASERIKKQQYQKINTKNYFWRTYDQQELDWLEERGETLAGFEFKWNENRKAKIPTAFAKAYPEATFEVINRSNYLDFIL; translated from the coding sequence ATGCCTAATCATTATAAAAGAGCCATTTTAACTGAATTTACCCGCAAGTTACTGCCTAATAAAGTATTGATTTTGTTGGGCGCAAGGCGAGTGGGTAAAACAGCCTTAATCAAAAATTATCTCAAAACAATTCCTGCCGATTCTTATTTGCAATTGAATGGAGAAGATATAAAAGATGCCAATTTGTTAAAAGAACGTTCCGTAAGTAATTATAAACGGCTTTTAGCAAATGTGCCTTTGTTGGTCATTGACGAAGCGCAGCATATTCCTGATATTGGAATGATTTTGAAATTGATAGTCGATTCTATCGATGGTATAAAAGTAATCGCTACAGGATCGTCGGTTTTTGATTTGTCGAATAATTTGGGCGAACCTTTGGTAGGTAGAAAAAACACGATCTATCTTTTTCCACTGGCACAGATAGAGTTTTCAGAGAAAGAAAATTATAAGAAAACCATCGAAAATCTAGAGCAAAGATTACTTTTTGGAAGCTATCCAGAACTCGAACAATATGAAGATTGGGCAAGTAAAGAGGAGTATATCAACGAAATTATAAACTCCTATCTGCTAAAAGATATTTTGATTTTTGACGGTATCAAATATTCGAATAAAATTTATGATTTGTTGCGATTAATTGCTTTTCAAATCGGAAAAGAGGTTTCGCTACTCGAATTGGCCAAGCAATTGCAAATGTCAAAAAACACGGTGGCTAATTATTTGGATTTACTTTCTAAAGTTTTTGTTTTGTTTAAAGTAGAAGGTTTTAGTCGCAATCTTCGTAAAGAAATAGTAAAATCGTCGCGATGGTATTTTTATGACAACGGCATTCGAAATGGCATTATAAACAACTTTAAAACCATTGAAAACCGCAATGATATTGGCGAACTTTGGGAAAATTATCTTGCATCCGAAAGAATAAAAAAACAGCAGTATCAAAAAATAAATACCAAAAATTATTTTTGGCGCACTTACGACCAACAAGAATTGGATTGGTTAGAAGAAAGAGGAGAAACACTCGCCGGATTTGAATTCAAATGGAACGAGAATAGAAAAGCAAAGATTCCTACAGCTTTTGCCAAAGCCTATCCTGAAGCGACTTTTGAAGTAATTAACAGGAGTAATTATTTGGATTTTATTCTCTAG
- the rpiB gene encoding ribose 5-phosphate isomerase B, which yields MKISIGNDHAGPDYKKAIVQYLESKGHQVTNYGTDTEASVDYPDFGHPVATDVEEGKADFGIVICGSGNGIAMTVNKHAGVRAGLCWTKEIAYLTRLHNNANIVSIPARYTSIQQAVEIVETFLETEFEGGRHQTRVDKISC from the coding sequence ATGAAAATTTCAATAGGAAATGACCACGCCGGACCGGATTACAAAAAAGCAATTGTTCAATATTTAGAATCAAAAGGACATCAGGTTACTAATTATGGAACAGATACAGAAGCATCTGTAGATTATCCAGATTTTGGACATCCAGTTGCGACAGATGTTGAAGAAGGAAAAGCTGATTTTGGAATCGTAATTTGTGGCAGCGGCAACGGAATTGCAATGACTGTTAATAAACATGCCGGAGTTCGTGCAGGTTTGTGCTGGACTAAGGAAATTGCCTATTTGACCCGTTTACACAATAACGCTAATATCGTAAGCATTCCAGCCCGTTATACTTCTATTCAGCAGGCAGTAGAGATTGTTGAAACTTTCTTGGAAACCGAATTTGAAGGAGGAAGACATCAAACCAGAGTTGATAAAATAAGCTGTTAA
- a CDS encoding head GIN domain-containing protein gives MKRIILISFVFLAKFSFAQTTIELKDFDDVKVFDKLSVTLVASSENKVVITGTSQSKVEVVNKNGLLKIRMPLTKIMSGDEAKVTLYFKRIQSIDANEGSNVICTDTFKQTSFLLGAQEGAKINVSLDVDKAEIKAYSGGIIKVKGKAVTQKVLINSGGILEAGDLETSQTTVSLSAGGSADVRASSLVDAKIKAGGTIFIYGKPKEIKQETFMGGTIVQK, from the coding sequence ATGAAAAGGATAATTTTAATAAGTTTTGTGTTTTTAGCAAAATTCTCTTTTGCACAAACGACTATAGAACTTAAGGATTTTGATGATGTAAAAGTGTTTGATAAACTGAGTGTTACTTTAGTCGCTTCTTCCGAAAATAAAGTAGTTATTACAGGAACAAGCCAAAGTAAGGTTGAAGTTGTTAATAAAAACGGGCTTTTAAAAATAAGAATGCCATTGACCAAAATAATGTCTGGTGACGAAGCAAAAGTGACATTATACTTCAAAAGAATCCAGAGCATTGATGCCAATGAAGGAAGTAACGTAATTTGTACTGATACTTTTAAACAAACTTCTTTTTTGTTAGGTGCTCAAGAAGGTGCTAAGATAAATGTTAGTTTAGATGTCGATAAAGCTGAAATTAAAGCGTATTCAGGAGGAATTATCAAAGTTAAAGGTAAAGCAGTCACTCAAAAGGTTTTGATTAATTCTGGAGGAATTTTAGAAGCTGGAGATTTAGAAACTTCACAAACCACTGTCAGTTTATCAGCAGGAGGAAGCGCTGATGTAAGAGCCAGCTCTCTTGTTGATGCAAAAATAAAAGCCGGAGGTACTATTTTTATTTATGGCAAGCCAAAAGAAATAAAACAGGAAACTTTTATGGGAGGAACAATAGTTCAGAAATAG